A single genomic interval of Bos indicus isolate NIAB-ARS_2022 breed Sahiwal x Tharparkar chromosome 5, NIAB-ARS_B.indTharparkar_mat_pri_1.0, whole genome shotgun sequence harbors:
- the PCED1B gene encoding PC-esterase domain-containing protein 1B encodes MVHLLASEVRQLLHNKFVVILGDSVQRAVYKDLVLLLQKDCLLTLSQLKAKGEHTFEQDELVHGGQQGHMHNGTHYREVRQFCSGQHLVRFYFLTRVYSDYLEDVLEELQSGEHHPDLVIMNSCLWDITRYGKDFWPSYRRNLERLFGRLRQMLSESCLLVWNTAMPVGDKITSRFVPPEVQFTSSSVKISVIEANFYSSAEAQKHGFDVLDLHFHFRRHTGKYLQTDGVHWNQCAHRHLSQLLLAHVADAWGVELPRRDPVDKWIPDGPGRRRPGRRLERQPLVCGDQPACPLPRPLPLPGRQPLLPTPPCPPLFPLLSPQRHPIPLHQVMPPFPFCPQETCFSSDHPFQSDQFSLNYLHSDVPPSIQTEFAVQGDFQYGPQPPMPRFPPPCYQQRVPEVHRGFPRYHPPDPYMPWRRRPKTSKRRASAYKEPRPQ; translated from the coding sequence ATGGTCCATCTACTGGCCTCCGAAGTGCGGCAGCTGCTCCACAACAAGTTCGTGGTTATCCTGGGGGACTCGGTCCAGAGGGCTGTGTACAAGGATCTGGTGCTCCTGCTGCAGAAGGACTGCCTGCTCACACTCAGCCAGCTCAAGGCCAAGGGGGAGCACACTTTCGAGCAGGATGAGCTCGTGCATGGGGGCCAGCAGGGCCACATGCACAACGGCACGCACTACCGCGAGGTGCGCCAGTTCTGCTCCGGCCAGCACCTGGTGCGCTTCTACTTCCTGACGCGCGTGTACTCCGACTACCTGGAGGACGTCCTGGAGGAGCTGCAGTCCGGCGAGCACCACCCGGACCTGGTCATCATGAACTCGTGCCTCTGGGACATCACCAGGTACGGGAAGGACTTCTGGCCTAGTTACCGGCGGAACCTGGAGAGATTGTTTGGGCGCCTCCGCCAGATGCTGTCCGAGTCGTGCCTCCTGGTGTGGAACACGGCCATGCCCGTGGGCGACAAAATCACCAGCCGCTTCGTCCCGCCCGAGGTCCAGTTTACCTCCTCCTCCGTGAAAATCAGTGTGATCGAAGCCAATTTCTACAGCTCTGCCGAGGCCCAAAAGCACGGCTTCGATGTGCTGGACTTGCACTTCCACTTCCGCCGCCACACAGGGAAGTACCTGCAGACGGACGGAGTGCACTGGAACCAGTGTGCACACCGCCACCTCTCCCAGCTCCTGCTGGCCCACGTGGCCGACGCTTGGGGGGTAGAGCTGCCCCGGCGGGACCCAGTGGACAAGTGGATCCCGGATGGCCCTGGGAGAAGAAGACCTGGCCGGAGGCTTGAGAGGCAGCCCCTGGTCTGCGGAGATCAGCCGGCTTGCCCTCTGCCCAGACCTTTGCCTCTCCCAGGGCGCCAACCCCTGCtccccacgcctccctgcccacccctgtTTCCGCTCTTGTCCCCACAACGTCATCCCATCCCCTTACACCAGGTGATGCCTCCATTCCCATTCTGTCCCCAGGAAACCTGTTTTTCTTCAGACCATCCTTTCCAATCGGATCAATTCTCCTTAAACTATTTACATTCAGATGTCCCCCCATCTATCCAAACAGAATTTGCCGTCCAAGGTGACTTTCAGTATGGTCCCCAGCCGCCTATGCCCCGCTTCCCTCCACCCTGTTATCAGCAACGGGTCCCTGAGGTCCATAGGGGTTTTCCCAGGTATCATCCCCCTGACCCctacatgccctggagaaggcggCCTAAAACTTCCAAGAGAAGGGCCTCAGCCTATAAAGAGCCAAGGCCTCAATAG